GGATGGTACCCCATTTTTATCTATCGCAATGACCTGATATTCTCCGCTTTGTTCGGGAGTATAATTCAGTCCGGATGTTTGAGTAACTTCTTTCCCGTTACGAATAATCTGATAGTGCTCTGCACCTTCTACTTTTCCCCAGCTGATCAATGCACCTTCTTTTTTCAGCAAAGGAACAACAACAGAGAAATAGTCTTCAGTTTCGCCTGTTTTACTCTTTTCGGTTTTATGATCAGCCAGTATAATATCCACCTGGTGTTTCCCTTTGAGGTTTACAGGAATTGTTGCCTGCGGCAAAGGTTTCCCATCAAGGGTAACAGATTTGATTATATTTCCATATCCACTCAGTTTTATATCCAGAACAGCTTTACGGTACTTAAAATTAGTCAGTGTCCGCTCGCCTTTTAAAACTTCCGGAACGAATGGTTTAAACACTAACCCGTTTACCTGCATATCCATACCAAAAAGCACTTTATAAATCAGACTTATATTTCCGGAAAGACTCCACAGCATATTGCTCGAATTAACCTGCGTACCGGCAAAATCACCCGTGGTGGCAACAAAGTTCTCTTTATTGGTCAGAAATAATGCGGCAGGGCGATAGATCGCACTCATGCTTTGTATTAATGCTTCTGCATTGCCCGTTTTTGCAGCTGCAAGTGACCAGTAGGCTTGTACAAATGGCCAGACAGCATTGTTATGATAGGGCGGAATATTTGGGATCTGCGGGTAAATACAGGGAATACCAAAACTGTTTACCGGTGTCTGTTCAATTACCGATTTCTGTCTGTTCTGATCTGCAATGTCAAACAGAACAGTAAGGGCTTCACCCAGTGCTTCAGAGCGGGGAGATAAAATTTTAAACTGCCTGCCATACAAATATTGCCCGTAATAACCTTTTTCCGGTATCCATAAATGGGTATTGATTCCTGCTCTGATCTGCTGGGCAATCCCGGCATATTTTTTTGCTGCCGTCTGATCTTTCATCAGCACAGCCATTTGAGCAAGTACCTGGTTTGTCTGATAATGAACGGCATTGGTTCCAAGATTTTCGGAAGCGTAGATATCTGCAGACTGCATCCATTTGGGATAAGTCTGATCTCTCCAGTCTAAAAATGAAGATTCTCCTCTAACCAGACCAGTCTGAGGATCATAAACATTTTTCAAATCATCTTCCACAGAGTTTTTAATAATCGTATAGGCTTTGGTCAGCCACGACTGATCACCGGTATTTTTATATACTTCCCAGGCTGCAACAGCCCAGATCATCCTGTCCGAAGATACCGGCCATGAACCGCCTGTACCTGTATCCTGAATGACGCGATTATTTTTAACTTTTCTAAGCAGGCTGTATTGGGCAACTTTTGGCTGCAATGTAGCCATAGAAAGTATGATGCTATAACTGATATCTCTGGTCCAGACCCCTGCCCACTCTTTTCCTGTTCTGAAAGTACTATCTGGTTCTACTGCATTCTCCATTTCTTCTAAACCCAGATTATACAGTGCGTCCATCATTGGAACAGCAGATTTATACTGAGGAAAAGCAGACACGTCTTTTGTAAGTTTCCAGGAAGAGGCTGTAGTTTTTTTCTCCTGTGCCTTATTCATTTCCAGAGTGACCGTATAAATACCATCACTATCAGTATCTTTTAATTCCAGCTCTTTATGATTACTCAGGTTATCAAAATCCCAGATCAGCGGACTGATACTTCCTGCTACAAAAACACCTTTGAAATCTGCTTTGTAGATTTTTGTTCCATCGTATGCGGTATAAAAACCTTTTGAAGCAAAGGCGGCAAGCACTTCGCGCATATCCAGTCTAATAGTGAATTTCGTATCAGGAGAGAGGAAAACTCCTTTAGCTAATGACTTTTGTGCTTTTAATTGTTGTCCAAAACGGATAACAGGAGTTTCAAATTGCCCGTTTACAGCAATAATGCTAAGCTCATGGTTCTTTCCCGAGACCATTTCATTATCCTTACCATTGATACTGAATTTAAAAGACAGATCTGGACTGATATCCAGATTAACGGGACTCTGATAATTGGAATGCAGCATCGTTGAAGACAGGGCAACAGCTTCAAATGCGCCCTGGGTTACCTTGTCTTTTGATAAGCTATATGCATCAGACTGATAAATATTGTTCATAGGCTTTTGGGCCTCAGCAGCCATAAAAGAGAACGAAAAAATTGCAGTAACGAAAAGTTTATTCATGTGTCCACAAAAGTAAAATTTAAAACTTAATATGCTAAGTATGGACAGGGTTACCCGGTTCTGAACAGGGTTTATGACCTGAATAAGATATTATCCTGCAATGAGGACTCAGGAGGTTTAGAATCAAGAAACAATCTCATCCTCCCCTTTACAATGATTACATTTTTCGCAAGTATATGGGCAAATATGTCCGTCCCATATCTCACTAATGGGCCAGTTAATTACTCTTCATCTTCTAATATATTCCTGTCTTCCCAGCTCAGATATGCTCTGTACCAGTCCGCGCATTGCTTGAATATATCAGTCATATCTCCTTCTTCCAGTGTGAAATGAACTGCAAAAAGATGATTTTCAACAAGCCCGTAAAGATTCAGATATTCAAATTCATAGGTTTTGGTACCTGCTTTAAAATTAAGTCCCTCCACTTCATCTGCAGCGATAACTTCCATTATTGTATGTGAAGCAGTGTGTTGTATTACAGTTCTGCTTTCAAGCTCATTTTCCAGGTGTTCACTAGGTTCTAAAAAAACTATTTCAGGGAGTGTAAAGTCAATTAAATTCATGGCGCTAATTTAAGCATAAAGATTACCTGCCACCACTCTGTATCCTGTTTTTTTTATTTACAGACAAGCCCCTGATCCCAATCCTTCCACACTGCTTCATATCCTTTCTCTTTCAGCATGGTTTCAATTTCTCCCGGTGTTCTTTCATCACTGATCTCAAACTGTTCTAGGGACTCAGGTTCTACCGCATATCCTCCGGGATTTGTCTTTGACCCTGCACTCATAGAGGTAATCCCCAAACCGATAATATGGTCCCGGAATACAATAGATTCTCTGGTAGAAATAGACAATTCAACTTCTTCATTAAATAATCTGTAAGCACAAATCAGCTGAACCAGCTCTCTGTCTGACATTTCCACTTTCGGCTCCAGTCCGCCACTAAACGGACGCAAACGCGGAAACGATAAGCTATACCTGGTTTTCCAGTATTTTTTCTCCAGATAACTCAGATGCAGTGCTGTAAAAAAAGAGTCTGTACGCCAGTCCTCCAGACCAATCAGCACACCCAGTCCCATTTTATGAACTTCTGCTTTTCCCAGCCTGTCAGGGGTTTCCAGTCTGTATTCAAAGTTAGACTTCTTCCCTTTTGGATGATGTTTTTTATAATCTTCCCGGTGATAGGTTTCCTGATATACCAGCACAGTATTTAGTCCCAGGGGAATCAATTCTTCGTAATCCTCTTTATTCAATGGCTGAACTTCCATGGAAATCAGGGCAAAATGAGGACGTAAAAGCTCCAGTACTTTTTTAAAGTATTCAGTATGCACGGTTTGATTGGCTTCACCGGTAACCAGTAAGACATGATCGTAACCCATTTCTTTCAGCACGGCAACTTCCTGCATAATTTCCATAGGAGACAGGGTTTTCCGCCTTACTTTATTATCCAGGCTGAATCCGCAGTAAGTACAGATATTATTACACTCATTAGAAAGATACAGGGGTACATATAACTGCATCACCTTACCAAACCGCCTGAGTGTAATCTGCCTGCTTAACTGTGCCATTTGTTCCAGATAAGGAGCCGCTGCAGGAGAGATCAGCGCTTTAAAGTCTTCCAGTGTTCTTCTGTTATTCCCTAAAGCATGTTCTACATCCAATGCTGTTTTATCATAAATACTCTGCCTGGTCTCTTCCCAGCTGTAAGTATTAAAAAGTGCAGTGAAATTATCAGTCATCCAGAAAAGAAGTTAAAGGGCTGCTTGACACAGCATATGTATTGATTGCACCTAATTTTGCTTCGAAAGCCATTCTTCCTGCTATTACAGCTATTTTAAAAGCTTCAGCCATTTTCACCGGATCTCTGGAAACAGCAATTGCTGTATTGACCAGCACTGCATCTGCGCCTATCTCCATAGCCTTTGCTGCATCTGACGGCGAACCAATTCCAGCATCTATAATCACTGGAACATTGCTCTGACTGATAATAATTTCCAGAAAATCAATGGTCTTTAATCCTTTATTACTGCCAATCGGTGAACCTAATGGCATAACCGCAGCTGTACCTGCATTTTCCAGATGTTTACACAATACCGGATCGGCATGTATATAAGGCAGGATGATAAAACCTAATTTCGCGAGTTCTTCTGTTGCTTTTAAGGTTTCAACAGGATCGGGCATCAGGTATTTGGGATCAGGATGAATTTCAAGTTTAATCCAGTTGGTCTCCAGTGCTTCTCTGGCCATCTGCGCTGCAAAAACAGCTTCTTTCGCATTTCTGACTCCCGACGTATTAGGCAACAGGTTGATCTGCGGATAATTCAGATGGCTCAGTATATCATCTTCTGAAGATTTCAGATCGACTCTTTTTAAAGCTACTGTTACCAGTTCTGATCCTGAAGCCAGCAGTGCCTCTTCCATGACTCCGGCCGAACTGAATTTCCCCGTACCGGTAAACAGACGGGAATTAAATACTTTATCTGCAATGGTTAACATAACGTTTGTGTTGAATTAAGATTCATTTCCTGGTA
This portion of the Pedobacter lusitanus genome encodes:
- a CDS encoding MGH1-like glycoside hydrolase domain-containing protein; amino-acid sequence: MNKLFVTAIFSFSFMAAEAQKPMNNIYQSDAYSLSKDKVTQGAFEAVALSSTMLHSNYQSPVNLDISPDLSFKFSINGKDNEMVSGKNHELSIIAVNGQFETPVIRFGQQLKAQKSLAKGVFLSPDTKFTIRLDMREVLAAFASKGFYTAYDGTKIYKADFKGVFVAGSISPLIWDFDNLSNHKELELKDTDSDGIYTVTLEMNKAQEKKTTASSWKLTKDVSAFPQYKSAVPMMDALYNLGLEEMENAVEPDSTFRTGKEWAGVWTRDISYSIILSMATLQPKVAQYSLLRKVKNNRVIQDTGTGGSWPVSSDRMIWAVAAWEVYKNTGDQSWLTKAYTIIKNSVEDDLKNVYDPQTGLVRGESSFLDWRDQTYPKWMQSADIYASENLGTNAVHYQTNQVLAQMAVLMKDQTAAKKYAGIAQQIRAGINTHLWIPEKGYYGQYLYGRQFKILSPRSEALGEALTVLFDIADQNRQKSVIEQTPVNSFGIPCIYPQIPNIPPYHNNAVWPFVQAYWSLAAAKTGNAEALIQSMSAIYRPAALFLTNKENFVATTGDFAGTQVNSSNMLWSLSGNISLIYKVLFGMDMQVNGLVFKPFVPEVLKGERTLTNFKYRKAVLDIKLSGYGNIIKSVTLDGKPLPQATIPVNLKGKHQVDIILADHKTEKSKTGETEDYFSVVVPLLKKEGALISWGKVEGAEHYQIIRNGKEVTQTSGLNYTPEQSGEYQVIAIDKNGVPSFASEPVLITDKKDVQTIVMETVAEKSTLPYQGYTANGFIEISKTKNKKVTIKVNIPETGTYAVDFRYANGNGPTNTENKCAVRTFKVDGLFAGTFVFPQRGKEEWSDWGFSNINSVKLKKGQHEFSLSFEDWNENMNGEINQAMLDYLRLIRIN
- the thiH gene encoding 2-iminoacetate synthase ThiH, whose translation is MTDNFTALFNTYSWEETRQSIYDKTALDVEHALGNNRRTLEDFKALISPAAAPYLEQMAQLSRQITLRRFGKVMQLYVPLYLSNECNNICTYCGFSLDNKVRRKTLSPMEIMQEVAVLKEMGYDHVLLVTGEANQTVHTEYFKKVLELLRPHFALISMEVQPLNKEDYEELIPLGLNTVLVYQETYHREDYKKHHPKGKKSNFEYRLETPDRLGKAEVHKMGLGVLIGLEDWRTDSFFTALHLSYLEKKYWKTRYSLSFPRLRPFSGGLEPKVEMSDRELVQLICAYRLFNEEVELSISTRESIVFRDHIIGLGITSMSAGSKTNPGGYAVEPESLEQFEISDERTPGEIETMLKEKGYEAVWKDWDQGLVCK
- a CDS encoding thiazole synthase, giving the protein MLTIADKVFNSRLFTGTGKFSSAGVMEEALLASGSELVTVALKRVDLKSSEDDILSHLNYPQINLLPNTSGVRNAKEAVFAAQMAREALETNWIKLEIHPDPKYLMPDPVETLKATEELAKLGFIILPYIHADPVLCKHLENAGTAAVMPLGSPIGSNKGLKTIDFLEIIISQSNVPVIIDAGIGSPSDAAKAMEIGADAVLVNTAIAVSRDPVKMAEAFKIAVIAGRMAFEAKLGAINTYAVSSSPLTSFLDD